A single Sphingomonas kaistensis DNA region contains:
- a CDS encoding HAMP domain-containing sensor histidine kinase: MASLPIQPPITARVDNAGRLVAADAPLLALQQQAGAKLGSTLMVPQLAGLAHLAARLGVGITRPVMAASDEEDLDLLVRAEPDGDGVTLSVERWSARPPARSRWLASSRSGEEAEAHARAAAEDLLTDPSLRVIGISPGLERRLGSAAADLIGQPLARLVRPVEDANGDLPLLEALTGRTPFTAHAAKLRPYDLAVLLDGTPRSDDGQFLGYAIRVRLGDAAPPEMKSALPPLDDLLREPLATIIGQAEEIASRSQGPLKNDYAGYGTDIATAARHLLGLLSALGGSEQKAGDGSVSGEIVDLAELVLDAAGLVQAEASTRGVLLDVGGEGSLEVRGQSRAITQILLNLIGNAVRFSPEGGTVAIILERGAKAAVTVSDQGPGVAPADRTRIFERFEQGAESRGGTAGLGLAISRRLARDMGGEVELLDPSGDGAAFRLTVPLAQRDPTST, from the coding sequence ATGGCTAGCCTACCGATCCAACCCCCGATCACCGCGCGCGTGGACAACGCCGGTCGGCTGGTGGCAGCCGATGCGCCGCTGCTCGCGCTTCAGCAACAAGCCGGGGCAAAGCTCGGCAGCACGCTGATGGTGCCGCAACTGGCCGGGCTCGCCCACCTCGCGGCGCGGCTCGGTGTCGGGATCACGCGGCCGGTTATGGCGGCAAGCGACGAAGAAGATCTGGATCTTTTGGTGCGGGCAGAGCCGGACGGCGACGGCGTCACCCTGTCGGTCGAACGCTGGAGCGCCCGCCCGCCCGCGCGCTCGCGCTGGCTCGCCTCCAGCCGCAGCGGTGAGGAGGCCGAGGCCCATGCGCGAGCGGCAGCCGAAGACCTCCTTACCGACCCGTCCTTGCGAGTCATCGGCATCAGTCCCGGGCTCGAAAGGCGCCTGGGGAGCGCGGCCGCCGACCTCATCGGTCAGCCGCTCGCTCGCCTGGTGCGCCCAGTGGAAGATGCGAATGGTGACCTGCCGCTCCTCGAAGCCCTGACCGGCCGCACGCCGTTCACGGCGCACGCCGCGAAGCTGCGTCCATACGATCTCGCCGTGCTGCTGGACGGAACGCCGCGCAGCGACGACGGGCAATTTCTTGGATACGCCATTCGCGTCCGCCTCGGCGACGCCGCCCCGCCGGAAATGAAATCAGCCCTTCCGCCGCTTGACGACCTGCTGCGCGAACCGCTCGCCACCATCATCGGGCAGGCCGAAGAGATCGCAAGCCGCAGCCAGGGCCCACTCAAGAACGATTATGCCGGTTACGGCACCGACATCGCGACCGCCGCGCGACACCTCTTGGGATTGCTGAGCGCGCTTGGGGGAAGCGAACAGAAGGCGGGCGACGGCTCCGTGTCGGGCGAAATCGTCGATCTGGCCGAACTCGTCCTCGACGCGGCCGGGCTGGTTCAGGCGGAAGCCTCGACGCGCGGCGTCCTGCTTGACGTCGGCGGAGAAGGAAGCCTCGAGGTGCGCGGACAATCGCGCGCGATCACTCAGATCCTCCTCAACCTGATCGGCAACGCGGTTCGCTTCTCACCCGAAGGCGGCACCGTCGCAATTATTCTCGAGCGCGGGGCAAAGGCGGCGGTGACCGTCAGCGATCAGGGGCCGGGCGTCGCGCCGGCCGACCGGACTCGCATCTTCGAACGCTTCGAACAAGGCGCGGAATCGCGCGGTGGCACCGCCGGCCTCGGCCTTGCCATCTCGCGCCGGCTGGCCCGCGATATGGGCGGAGAGGTCGAACTGCTCGACCCCTCCGGTGACGGCGCCGCGTTCCGGCTGACCGTCCCGCTGGCTCAGCGGGATCCCACGTCCACGTAA
- the nuoL gene encoding NADH-quinone oxidoreductase subunit L, translating to MQSIILIVFLPLLAALVAGLGGRAIGKVPAKAITTAALFISCALSWPIFLGFLSGANTATVVPVLDWIRSGDLVVDWSLRVDTLTAVMLVVITTVSSLVHLYSWGYMDEDPSQPRFFAYLSLFTFAMLMLVTADSLIQMFFGWEGVGLASYLLIGFWYHKPSANAAAMKAFVVNRVGDFGFSLGIFGTFLVFGTVSIPAILAASPSMAGSTIGFAGMRVDTMTLLCLLLFVGAMGKSAQLGLHTWLPDAMEGPTPVSALIHAATMVTAGVFMVCRLSPMFEVSPTAMTVVTYVGLATALFAATVGLVQNDIKRVIAYSTCSQLGYMFFAAGVGAYGAAMFHLFTHAFFKALLFLGAGSVIHAMHHEQDMRYYGALRKEIPLTFWAMVLGTLAITGVGIIGVFGFAGFYSKDAILESAFASGTVHGTMAFFVGAFAALLTSFYSWRLIFLTFFGKARWAGSEHIQHAVHGDHHDHPDQEHGDSSHSTAQPVTGTAGYHPHESPWTMLVPLGVLSLGAVFAGFAFYYPFFGAEEGQAFWNGSLVHNFELVEAAHHVPLWVKLTPGLVMLIGLALAWNNYIRRPDMPAKWVAATGPIHAFLMNKWYFDEIYNFLFVRPSLALGRFFWKRGDEQTIDRFGPHGAAHAVGVGNRMTAALQSGYLNSYALVMMLGLVGLATWAMTS from the coding sequence ATGCAGTCCATCATCCTCATCGTCTTCCTGCCGCTGCTGGCCGCGCTGGTCGCGGGCCTCGGCGGACGTGCGATCGGCAAGGTGCCGGCCAAGGCCATCACCACCGCTGCGTTGTTCATCAGCTGCGCGCTTTCCTGGCCGATCTTCCTCGGCTTCCTGTCGGGCGCGAACACCGCCACCGTGGTACCCGTGCTCGACTGGATCCGCTCGGGCGACCTGGTTGTCGACTGGAGCCTGCGCGTCGACACGCTGACGGCAGTGATGCTGGTGGTGATCACCACCGTCTCCAGCCTCGTCCACCTCTACAGCTGGGGTTACATGGACGAGGATCCTAGCCAGCCTCGCTTCTTCGCCTATCTGTCGCTGTTCACCTTCGCCATGCTGATGCTGGTGACCGCCGACAGCCTGATCCAGATGTTCTTCGGCTGGGAAGGGGTCGGCCTTGCTTCCTACCTGCTGATCGGTTTCTGGTATCACAAGCCGTCGGCCAACGCGGCCGCGATGAAGGCGTTCGTGGTCAACCGCGTCGGCGACTTCGGCTTCAGCCTCGGCATCTTCGGCACCTTCCTGGTGTTCGGCACCGTCTCGATCCCGGCGATCCTCGCCGCGAGCCCGAGCATGGCCGGATCGACCATCGGCTTTGCCGGGATGCGGGTCGACACCATGACCCTGCTCTGCCTGCTGCTGTTCGTCGGCGCGATGGGCAAGTCGGCGCAGCTCGGCCTCCACACCTGGCTTCCCGACGCGATGGAAGGCCCGACGCCCGTCAGCGCCCTGATCCACGCCGCGACCATGGTCACCGCCGGCGTGTTCATGGTCTGTCGCCTGTCGCCGATGTTCGAGGTCAGCCCGACCGCGATGACCGTCGTCACCTACGTCGGCCTCGCGACCGCTCTGTTCGCGGCGACCGTCGGCCTGGTCCAGAACGACATCAAGCGGGTGATCGCTTATTCGACTTGTAGCCAGCTCGGCTACATGTTCTTCGCTGCGGGCGTGGGTGCTTACGGCGCGGCGATGTTCCACCTGTTCACCCACGCCTTCTTCAAGGCGTTGCTGTTCCTAGGCGCTGGCTCGGTCATCCATGCCATGCATCACGAGCAGGACATGCGTTACTATGGCGCGCTCCGGAAAGAGATTCCGCTGACCTTCTGGGCAATGGTGCTCGGCACGCTGGCGATCACCGGCGTCGGGATCATCGGGGTGTTCGGCTTCGCCGGCTTCTATTCCAAGGACGCCATCCTCGAGAGCGCATTCGCCAGCGGGACCGTGCATGGGACGATGGCGTTCTTCGTCGGTGCGTTCGCCGCGCTGCTGACCAGTTTCTACAGCTGGCGCCTCATCTTCCTGACCTTCTTCGGCAAGGCGCGCTGGGCAGGTTCCGAGCATATCCAGCACGCGGTTCATGGCGATCATCACGATCACCCGGACCAGGAGCATGGCGACAGCAGCCATTCGACCGCGCAGCCGGTCACCGGCACCGCCGGCTACCACCCGCATGAAAGCCCGTGGACCATGCTGGTGCCGCTGGGCGTGCTGAGCCTGGGCGCAGTGTTCGCCGGCTTTGCTTTCTATTATCCGTTCTTCGGAGCCGAAGAAGGACAAGCCTTCTGGAACGGCAGCCTGGTCCACAACTTCGAACTGGTGGAAGCCGCGCACCACGTGCCGCTGTGGGTGAAGCTGACCCCCGGTCTTGTGATGCTGATCGGCCTGGCGCTTGCGTGGAACAATTACATCCGCCGTCCGGACATGCCTGCCAAGTGGGTGGCCGCGACCGGGCCGATTCACGCCTTCCTGATGAACAAGTGGTATTTCGACGAAATCTACAACTTCCTGTTCGTCCGCCCGTCGCTGGCACTCGGCCGCTTCTTCTGGAAGCGCGGCGACGAGCAGACGATCGACCGCTTCGGCCCGCACGGAGCGGCCCATGCGGTGGGCGTCGGCAACCGCATGACCGCGGCGCTCCAATCCGGCTATCTCAACTCCTATGCCTTGGTGATGATGCTCGGCCTCGTCGGCCTGGCCACCTGGGCGATGACCAGCTGA
- a CDS encoding biotin--[acetyl-CoA-carboxylase] ligase, with amino-acid sequence MSRIRFVERTGSTNSDLLAEPHAPEGEWLIAARQERGRGRQNRAWESPAGNFHGSTLVRLRPGDPQAGSLALAAGLALIRAVEAAAPATGLMLKWPNDLLLGSAKLAGILLERQEDRVVAGFGVNLAHAPEIPGRETVALSSVALVSPEAFAPLLAASFARELQRWRHDPLGLAALWLESAHPVGTPLSVHVAANEKIEGSFAGLAPDGALRLSLATGEERRIHAADVMLGSA; translated from the coding sequence TTGAGCCGCATCCGCTTTGTCGAGCGCACCGGCTCGACCAACAGCGATCTCCTCGCTGAGCCGCACGCGCCTGAAGGCGAATGGCTGATCGCGGCCCGGCAGGAGCGGGGGCGGGGCCGCCAGAACCGCGCCTGGGAGAGCCCGGCAGGCAATTTCCACGGTTCGACCTTGGTCCGGTTGCGTCCCGGCGATCCGCAGGCAGGCTCACTCGCGCTCGCCGCCGGCCTTGCCCTGATCCGCGCGGTGGAAGCGGCAGCGCCCGCCACCGGCCTGATGCTGAAATGGCCCAACGACTTGCTGCTGGGCTCGGCCAAGCTTGCCGGCATCTTGCTCGAACGGCAGGAAGACCGCGTGGTCGCGGGCTTCGGCGTCAATCTCGCCCACGCCCCCGAAATCCCGGGCCGTGAGACCGTAGCCCTCTCGTCGGTGGCCCTCGTCAGCCCCGAAGCCTTTGCGCCGCTGCTCGCCGCCTCCTTCGCCCGCGAACTCCAGCGGTGGCGCCACGATCCGCTCGGTCTCGCCGCACTGTGGCTGGAAAGCGCGCATCCGGTCGGAACGCCACTCTCGGTTCATGTTGCTGCCAACGAGAAGATCGAGGGCAGTTTCGCCGGCCTCGCCCCCGATGGAGCGCTTCGCCTCTCGTTGGCAACCGGCGAAGAGCGACGCATCCATGCCGCCGACGTCATGCTGGGGAGCGCCTGA
- a CDS encoding DUF1467 family protein: MNPGSALAVYFLIFVFTAFLMLPFGMKTDEEAGAPRIAGQADSAPHRFDLKRHLIRAGLISLVLFALFYANWTQGWITAETLDFYN; the protein is encoded by the coding sequence GTGAACCCCGGAAGCGCCCTTGCCGTTTATTTCCTGATCTTCGTCTTTACGGCATTCCTGATGCTGCCGTTCGGGATGAAGACGGACGAAGAGGCGGGGGCGCCCCGGATCGCCGGGCAGGCCGACAGCGCGCCGCACCGCTTCGACTTGAAGCGGCACCTCATCCGCGCGGGCTTGATTTCGCTGGTGCTGTTCGCGCTGTTCTACGCCAACTGGACGCAGGGGTGGATCACGGCCGAAACGCTGGACTTTTACAACTAG
- a CDS encoding ribonuclease J, which produces MTPGNELLFLALGGSGEIGMNVNLYGTNGKWLMVDCGMTFGDTDYPGIDLILPDLEFIEKRRKDLVGLVLTHGHEDHIGAIPYLAADLGVPLYATPFTAGLIAHKLEEEGLTGQVKVRLIHPGDVLDLGPFRVTPVPLAHSIPEANGLLIETPHGRVFHTGDWKLDPTPVLGNPTSPEKLKAIGDLGVDVMVCDSTNAFTDKASGSEVEVYDGLLKAVEESPGRVLVTTFASNAARLHTIGKVAEATGRRVAVAGRSIERYLQVARATGYLTDFTDTVRYDEAMRLPRRELLIVATGGQGEPRAALGRIAAGQHEIKLGEMDTVIFSSRQIPGNERAVGRVMNQLAELGVRTITERQAHVHVSGHPGRPELQQMYDWIRPKLLVPVHGERRHLLEQARLGIESGIPGSLIQENGDLIRLAPGEPKKIGEERVGRLVLDGDVILPADGATINERRRIAFQGVIAVSIVLRSNGTLAADPVVRAVGVPVEEDRDDFIRDAQATAAKAVTPIRDEDKLRETIRLAVRRCATLWTGKKPNVEVLVTRL; this is translated from the coding sequence GTGACACCAGGCAACGAACTGCTCTTCCTCGCGCTCGGCGGGTCGGGCGAGATTGGCATGAACGTCAATCTCTACGGCACCAACGGCAAGTGGCTGATGGTCGATTGCGGTATGACCTTCGGCGATACCGATTACCCCGGCATCGACCTGATCCTCCCTGACCTCGAGTTCATCGAGAAACGGCGCAAGGACCTCGTCGGGCTGGTCCTGACCCACGGGCACGAGGATCATATTGGCGCGATTCCCTATCTCGCCGCCGACCTCGGTGTGCCGCTTTACGCGACGCCCTTCACCGCCGGGCTGATCGCGCACAAGCTGGAAGAAGAAGGGCTGACCGGTCAGGTCAAGGTGCGGCTGATTCACCCGGGCGACGTGCTCGACCTCGGGCCGTTCCGGGTGACGCCGGTGCCGCTGGCCCACTCGATTCCCGAAGCCAACGGCCTGTTGATCGAAACCCCGCACGGCCGCGTCTTCCACACCGGCGACTGGAAGCTCGATCCCACCCCGGTGCTCGGCAATCCGACCAGCCCGGAGAAACTGAAGGCGATCGGCGATCTTGGCGTCGACGTCATGGTCTGCGATTCGACCAATGCCTTTACCGACAAGGCGTCGGGATCGGAAGTCGAGGTCTACGACGGGCTGCTGAAAGCCGTCGAGGAATCGCCTGGTCGCGTGCTGGTCACCACCTTCGCCTCCAACGCCGCGCGGCTGCACACTATCGGCAAGGTCGCCGAAGCCACCGGGCGCCGGGTCGCGGTCGCGGGCCGTTCGATCGAACGCTATCTGCAGGTGGCGCGGGCGACCGGTTACCTCACCGACTTCACCGACACGGTCCGCTACGACGAAGCGATGCGCCTGCCGCGGCGCGAACTGCTGATCGTCGCCACCGGCGGGCAGGGCGAGCCGCGCGCGGCGCTCGGCCGCATCGCCGCCGGTCAGCACGAAATCAAGCTCGGCGAGATGGACACGGTGATCTTTTCCTCGCGCCAGATCCCCGGCAACGAGCGCGCAGTCGGGCGGGTGATGAACCAGCTGGCCGAGCTTGGCGTTCGCACCATCACCGAGCGGCAGGCGCATGTGCACGTGTCGGGCCATCCGGGCCGCCCCGAATTGCAGCAGATGTACGACTGGATTCGGCCCAAGCTGCTGGTCCCGGTCCACGGCGAACGCCGCCACCTGCTCGAACAGGCCCGGCTCGGCATCGAAAGCGGCATCCCCGGCAGCCTTATCCAGGAAAACGGCGACCTCATCCGCCTCGCGCCGGGTGAGCCGAAGAAGATCGGCGAGGAACGGGTCGGACGGCTGGTTCTCGACGGCGATGTCATCCTGCCCGCCGATGGCGCGACCATCAACGAGCGCCGCCGCATCGCCTTCCAGGGCGTGATCGCGGTCAGCATCGTGTTGCGCAGCAATGGCACGCTCGCCGCCGATCCGGTGGTGCGCGCGGTCGGGGTACCTGTCGAAGAGGATCGCGACGACTTCATCCGCGACGCGCAGGCGACCGCGGCCAAGGCCGTCACGCCGATCCGCGACGAGGATAAATTGCGGGAGACCATCCGCCTCGCCGTGCGCCGCTGCGCCACCTTGTGGACCGGCAAAAAGCCCAATGTGGAAGTGCTGGTGACCCGCCTGTGA
- a CDS encoding type III pantothenate kinase, with product MLLAVDAGNTNIVFALLAEDGIIAARWRIATDPRRTADEYAVWLHQLLSLEGYARGDVTGVIIGTVVPRALHNLQTLSRKYFGQEPLVAGQGDAAWGIRLDVDEPHNVGADRVLNAIAGHAAYPGDLVVIDFGTATTFDVVDYDGAYKGGIIAPGINLSLDALVAAAAKLPRIAIEAPEDYAVIGRTTASQMLSGIYWGYVAMIEGLLARVRAEIGRPVTCIATGGLATLFQQHNLFNAVEPDLTIRGLALLHARSLRPA from the coding sequence ATGCTGCTCGCGGTTGATGCCGGAAACACCAACATCGTCTTCGCGCTGCTGGCGGAGGACGGGATCATCGCCGCGCGCTGGCGGATCGCCACCGACCCGCGCCGCACCGCCGACGAATATGCCGTCTGGCTGCACCAGTTGCTCAGCCTCGAAGGCTATGCCCGCGGCGACGTCACGGGCGTCATCATCGGCACCGTCGTCCCGCGCGCGCTGCACAACCTCCAGACGCTGTCGCGCAAATATTTCGGGCAGGAGCCGCTGGTGGCGGGGCAGGGCGACGCCGCCTGGGGCATCCGCCTCGATGTCGACGAACCGCACAACGTCGGGGCCGACCGCGTGCTGAACGCCATCGCCGGCCATGCCGCTTATCCGGGCGACCTGGTAGTGATCGATTTCGGCACCGCCACCACCTTCGACGTCGTCGATTATGACGGCGCCTACAAAGGCGGGATCATCGCCCCGGGCATCAACCTCAGCCTCGACGCTTTGGTCGCCGCCGCCGCCAAGCTGCCGCGGATCGCGATCGAGGCGCCGGAGGATTACGCCGTCATCGGCCGCACGACAGCGAGCCAAATGCTCTCGGGGATCTATTGGGGCTATGTCGCGATGATCGAGGGCTTGCTGGCCCGCGTTCGCGCGGAAATCGGCCGCCCGGTGACCTGCATCGCGACCGGTGGCCTTGCGACCTTGTTCCAGCAACACAATCTATTCAATGCGGTTGAGCCCGATCTGACCATTCGTGGATTGGCGCTTCTGCATGCGCGAAGCCTTCGGCCCGCCTGA
- the nuoN gene encoding NADH-quinone oxidoreductase subunit NuoN has protein sequence MNFAPILPEVILGLGAVALMMVAAFVRRSSTITHVAAIVLLVGACFALIGAPQTAGSVFDGMWAADGFAAFGKVIIYLSAAVAIVMAHGWFDQNHEHGAEYAVLILLSALGASVMVSATDLMMLYVGLELQSLSAYVLASYRRHDARSAEAGLKYFVLGGLASGILLYGISLLYGFAGTTYFDGIAAAFAGPNGASLGLLFGLVFTLAGIAFKIAAVPFHMWTPDVYEGAPTPVTAFFAAGQKAAAILLATRVCLDAMGPVTDQWRQIVIFAALASIILGAVAAYGQTNIKRLLAYSSINNVGFALVGLAAGGREGATAVLVYSAVYVVMTLGAFLCIMRMRDAEGRPLESLSSLSGLSQTRPLLALALAMFMFSLAGIPPLFGFWPKLMVFQAAVDAGLQLLALAAAALTVIGAYYYLRVIKIMYFDAPAEPFAPARGKTETVLIAACALIISPLGYLLINPLTTAAADAASVF, from the coding sequence ATGAACTTCGCTCCGATCCTTCCCGAAGTCATCCTCGGCCTCGGCGCCGTGGCGCTGATGATGGTTGCCGCTTTCGTGCGGCGTTCCTCGACCATCACCCATGTCGCCGCCATCGTGCTGCTGGTCGGCGCCTGCTTCGCGCTGATCGGCGCGCCGCAGACCGCCGGATCGGTGTTCGACGGCATGTGGGCAGCCGACGGCTTTGCCGCCTTCGGCAAGGTTATCATCTATCTTTCCGCCGCGGTCGCCATCGTCATGGCCCACGGCTGGTTCGACCAGAACCATGAGCATGGCGCCGAATATGCGGTGCTGATCCTCTTGTCGGCGCTGGGCGCGTCGGTGATGGTCAGCGCGACCGACCTGATGATGCTCTACGTCGGCCTCGAGCTGCAGAGCCTGTCGGCCTACGTCCTCGCTTCCTATCGCCGCCATGACGCGCGTTCGGCCGAAGCGGGCCTCAAATATTTTGTTCTTGGCGGCCTTGCCAGCGGCATTCTGCTGTACGGAATTAGCTTGCTCTATGGCTTTGCCGGGACGACCTATTTCGACGGCATCGCCGCCGCCTTCGCCGGTCCGAATGGCGCCAGCCTCGGGCTGCTGTTCGGTCTCGTCTTCACGCTCGCCGGCATCGCCTTCAAGATCGCCGCCGTGCCGTTCCACATGTGGACGCCCGACGTCTACGAAGGCGCGCCGACGCCGGTCACCGCCTTCTTCGCTGCCGGGCAGAAGGCCGCCGCCATCCTGCTCGCGACCCGCGTCTGCCTTGACGCGATGGGCCCGGTCACCGACCAGTGGCGCCAGATCGTAATCTTCGCCGCGCTGGCTTCGATCATTCTCGGCGCGGTCGCGGCTTACGGCCAGACCAACATCAAGCGCCTGCTGGCCTATTCGTCGATCAACAACGTCGGCTTCGCGCTGGTCGGCCTCGCCGCGGGTGGCCGCGAAGGCGCGACCGCGGTGCTGGTTTACTCGGCGGTCTACGTCGTGATGACGCTGGGCGCATTCCTTTGCATCATGCGGATGCGCGATGCCGAAGGGCGTCCGCTGGAAAGCCTGTCGAGCCTGTCGGGCCTGTCGCAGACCCGCCCGCTGCTGGCGCTGGCGTTGGCCATGTTCATGTTCAGCCTCGCCGGCATCCCGCCCTTGTTCGGCTTCTGGCCCAAGCTGATGGTGTTCCAGGCGGCGGTCGATGCCGGGCTGCAATTGCTGGCGCTGGCCGCCGCGGCGCTGACCGTGATCGGGGCTTATTATTACCTGCGCGTCATCAAGATCATGTATTTCGATGCGCCGGCCGAGCCGTTCGCGCCCGCCCGTGGCAAGACCGAAACCGTGCTGATCGCCGCCTGTGCGCTAATCATCAGCCCGCTCGGCTATTTGCTGATCAATCCGCTGACCACCGCGGCGGCCGACGCGGCCAGCGTCTTCTGA
- a CDS encoding DUF2336 domain-containing protein, producing MPAEWPITSALSEGRETRTSTAFAAAGSGRLAAVVQDFFLSPEARLTEQERSLMTAMLHGLVERIAVEIRARLSPEVAASCEASAFELVADLTRAGLVQDEALVALLLRRADVQRIASSGRGGRSTLQGWTAGHDAEVAAAAMSLVTARGRGRDRFGRVSLDLSDLSASLAQRLVVAVAAALGRRCLEAGDAEIADAANDLLSSRTEWSSPEELEAALVDALGSDGRQAPGLLVALAAEGDAPLLAAVLAAEACLAPDEAWDALLGGADDLALLLRLAGVPRPEAAALLASAGPALGIGDPVRAIEAYDAISAERVEEARAELALPSAYRHARRIIGCHG from the coding sequence ATGCCCGCCGAATGGCCCATCACCAGCGCCCTTTCCGAAGGGCGCGAAACGCGAACCTCGACCGCCTTTGCCGCGGCGGGGAGCGGTCGGCTGGCCGCCGTCGTGCAGGATTTTTTCCTGTCTCCCGAAGCACGGCTGACCGAGCAGGAACGCTCGCTGATGACCGCCATGCTCCATGGTCTGGTCGAGCGCATCGCGGTGGAAATCCGCGCCCGGCTGTCACCCGAGGTGGCGGCAAGCTGCGAGGCCAGCGCGTTTGAACTGGTTGCCGACCTGACCCGCGCCGGGCTGGTGCAGGACGAAGCGCTGGTCGCGCTCCTGCTGCGCCGCGCCGATGTCCAGCGCATCGCTTCGTCGGGGCGCGGCGGGCGCTCCACGCTGCAAGGCTGGACGGCAGGCCACGATGCCGAGGTCGCTGCCGCCGCCATGTCGTTGGTCACCGCGCGCGGGCGTGGCCGGGACCGCTTTGGCCGGGTGTCGCTCGACCTTTCGGACCTCTCCGCGTCCCTGGCACAGAGGCTCGTCGTCGCGGTCGCCGCCGCGCTCGGTCGCCGCTGCCTGGAAGCGGGCGACGCCGAAATCGCCGACGCGGCGAACGATCTCCTATCCAGCCGCACCGAATGGTCGTCGCCCGAGGAACTGGAAGCGGCGCTGGTCGACGCGCTCGGTTCCGACGGCCGCCAGGCCCCCGGCCTGTTGGTCGCGCTGGCGGCGGAAGGCGATGCGCCCCTGCTGGCCGCGGTACTCGCCGCGGAAGCCTGCCTTGCGCCGGATGAGGCATGGGACGCGCTGCTGGGCGGTGCCGACGACCTCGCGCTGTTGTTGCGCCTTGCCGGTGTGCCGCGGCCCGAAGCGGCGGCCTTGCTGGCTTCTGCCGGCCCAGCGCTCGGCATCGGCGATCCGGTGCGGGCGATCGAAGCCTATGATGCAATAAGCGCGGAGCGGGTCGAGGAAGCGCGGGCCGAGCTTGCCCTTCCTTCAGCCTACCGCCATGCGCGGCGGATCATCGGTTGCCATGGCTAG
- a CDS encoding NADH-quinone oxidoreductase subunit M yields MSFPILSLMIALPLLAALGCLFLKADGARWLALGATVALFVLGCVLWAGYDVGGAQWQFQERVSLGTPYLNWALGIDGIALMLIMLSVFLMPICIGASWRSIDKRVPEYMAAFLLMEALMLGVFMAQDLLLFYIFFEAGLIPMYLIIGIWGGVERIKASYKFFLYTLLGSVLMLVAMLVMIGVAGTGDIPTLMATDFAPGLQTWLWLAFFASFAVKMPMWPVHTWLPDAHVQAPTAGSVILAGVLLKMGGYGFIRFSLPMFPEASAQFVPLVFGLSSVAIVYTSLVALVQGDMKKLIAYSSVAHMAFVTFGLFAFNRQGIEGALIVMLSHGLVSGALFLCVGVIYDRMHTREIAKYGGLANNMPAYALLFLLFTMAAVGLPGTSGFVGEFLAMMGTYEVSTWGAIFATTGIILGAAYMLWLYWRISYGTARTEDASAMADLDRREWALLAPIAAIVLWMGVYPESFMAPMRDDVGRLLTRIERVKPAGDSRPTAGNPAAAVAAKASEHGAGEAH; encoded by the coding sequence ATGAGCTTTCCCATTCTCTCCCTGATGATCGCTTTGCCGCTGCTGGCGGCGCTCGGCTGCCTGTTCCTCAAGGCGGATGGCGCGCGCTGGCTGGCGCTGGGTGCGACGGTGGCGCTGTTCGTGCTCGGCTGCGTCCTGTGGGCAGGCTACGACGTCGGTGGCGCACAGTGGCAGTTCCAGGAGCGGGTGAGCCTCGGCACGCCCTACCTGAACTGGGCGCTCGGGATCGACGGTATCGCGCTGATGCTGATCATGCTCAGCGTGTTCCTGATGCCGATCTGCATCGGCGCGAGCTGGCGCTCGATCGACAAGCGGGTGCCCGAATACATGGCCGCCTTCCTGCTCATGGAAGCGCTGATGCTCGGCGTGTTCATGGCGCAGGACCTGCTGCTGTTCTACATCTTCTTCGAAGCCGGTCTGATCCCGATGTACCTGATTATCGGCATCTGGGGCGGGGTCGAGCGGATCAAGGCGAGCTACAAGTTCTTCCTCTACACCCTGCTCGGCTCGGTGCTGATGCTGGTCGCGATGCTGGTGATGATCGGCGTGGCCGGCACCGGCGACATCCCGACCCTGATGGCGACCGACTTCGCGCCGGGCCTGCAGACATGGCTGTGGCTGGCCTTCTTCGCCAGCTTCGCGGTCAAGATGCCGATGTGGCCGGTCCACACCTGGCTTCCCGACGCCCACGTCCAGGCGCCAACCGCGGGGTCGGTGATCCTTGCGGGCGTGCTGCTGAAGATGGGCGGCTACGGCTTTATCCGCTTCAGCCTGCCGATGTTCCCCGAAGCCAGCGCGCAGTTCGTGCCCTTGGTGTTCGGCCTGTCGAGCGTCGCCATCGTCTACACCAGCCTCGTCGCGCTGGTGCAGGGCGACATGAAGAAGCTGATCGCTTATTCCTCGGTCGCGCACATGGCATTCGTCACCTTCGGCCTGTTCGCCTTCAACCGACAGGGGATCGAAGGCGCGCTGATCGTGATGCTCAGCCACGGCCTTGTCTCAGGCGCGCTCTTCCTCTGCGTCGGCGTGATCTACGACCGGATGCACACGCGCGAGATCGCCAAATACGGCGGCCTCGCCAACAACATGCCCGCTTATGCCTTGCTGTTCCTGCTGTTCACCATGGCGGCGGTCGGCCTGCCCGGCACCAGCGGTTTCGTCGGCGAGTTTCTGGCGATGATGGGCACCTACGAGGTGTCGACCTGGGGCGCGATCTTCGCCACCACCGGCATCATCCTCGGCGCGGCCTATATGCTGTGGCTCTACTGGCGCATCAGTTATGGCACCGCCCGCACGGAAGATGCGTCGGCGATGGCCGACCTCGACCGCCGCGAATGGGCGCTGCTGGCGCCGATCGCCGCGATCGTGCTGTGGATGGGTGTCTATCCCGAAAGCTTCATGGCGCCGATGCGCGATGACGTGGGCCGGCTGCTGACCCGGATCGAGCGGGTGAAGCCGGCCGGTGACAGCCGTCCGACCGCCGGCAATCCGGCCGCCGCCGTTGCGGCCAAGGCCTCCGAACATGGCGCCGGGGAGGCGCACTGA